The following coding sequences lie in one Verrucomicrobiia bacterium genomic window:
- a CDS encoding M48 family metallopeptidase, producing MDFFGQQDRAHRQTRRLLVYFVMAVVLTMALLYGAAALIFLGPEEILGGDWRRAWDAELFLWVTVGTLGVVFLGMAQKMWELSRGGSAVAVALGGRPADPQSRDPLERRLWNVVEEMAIASGLPVPDVYVLEHEEGINAFAAGLTTSDAVVGVTRGCMRLLTRDELQGVIAHEFSHVANGDMRLNLRLMGIVHGLLGLAMLGQFLLRISFYTGGRGRSSSSGGGKGGANPIPLLGLALLVAGGIGLFFGRLIKSAVSRQREFLADAAAVQFTRNPDGLVGALKKIGGFVQGARLSNPRAEEASHLMFGNGLAPSWISALSTHPPLVDRIRVWEPNFDGKFSRVTFPEPDAPPPLPPGVRSARRANQGAVGGAVGGAGLPPFTHGMVLAGAAVMGAGEVVRQAGRVTPAHLQWASDLIRAMPEALREASHDPMGAEALVYGLLLGEAPGARIEGLKGWRDAMPPGVAMELDRLLPELDRLEASARLPLVELCLPSLRRLSPDQYAGFERLLRQLIEADQQMDLFEYALDKMLRRHLAPHFGAKPGRVTQYHALNPLLPDCAVVLSVLARVGHDSPEAVQAAFLDGMRALGVDAVASGIRVEEKAGLSEVEVALDRLGLASPPIRGRVLNACAQAVASDGQISQREGELLRAIADTLDCPLPPFLGGRPAATEGGS from the coding sequence ATGGATTTCTTCGGGCAACAGGACCGGGCGCACCGCCAGACGCGGCGGTTGCTGGTGTATTTCGTCATGGCGGTGGTGCTGACGATGGCGCTGCTGTACGGGGCAGCGGCGCTGATCTTCCTGGGGCCGGAGGAGATTCTGGGCGGGGACTGGCGGCGGGCATGGGATGCGGAGCTGTTTCTCTGGGTGACGGTGGGGACGCTCGGGGTGGTGTTTCTGGGGATGGCGCAGAAGATGTGGGAACTGTCGCGGGGCGGCAGCGCGGTGGCGGTGGCGCTGGGCGGGCGTCCGGCGGATCCGCAGTCACGGGATCCCCTGGAGCGGCGGCTGTGGAATGTGGTGGAGGAGATGGCGATCGCCTCGGGGTTGCCGGTGCCGGACGTTTATGTGCTGGAGCATGAGGAGGGGATCAACGCGTTCGCGGCCGGGTTGACCACCAGCGACGCGGTGGTGGGGGTGACGCGCGGATGCATGCGGTTGCTCACGCGCGACGAGCTGCAGGGGGTCATCGCGCATGAGTTCAGTCATGTGGCCAACGGCGACATGCGGCTGAACCTTCGGCTGATGGGGATTGTTCACGGACTGCTGGGTCTGGCGATGCTGGGGCAGTTCCTGCTCCGGATTTCGTTTTACACGGGCGGGCGCGGGCGATCTTCGAGCAGCGGGGGAGGCAAGGGGGGTGCGAATCCGATTCCCCTGCTGGGGCTGGCGCTGCTGGTGGCGGGGGGGATTGGTCTGTTCTTCGGGCGGCTGATCAAGAGCGCGGTGTCGCGTCAGCGGGAGTTCCTTGCGGACGCGGCGGCGGTGCAGTTCACGCGCAATCCGGACGGTCTGGTGGGGGCGCTGAAGAAGATCGGCGGATTTGTGCAGGGGGCGCGACTGTCCAACCCACGGGCGGAGGAGGCGAGTCATCTGATGTTCGGCAACGGTCTGGCGCCGTCGTGGATTTCGGCGTTGTCCACGCACCCGCCGTTGGTGGATCGCATCCGGGTCTGGGAGCCGAACTTCGACGGGAAGTTCAGCCGGGTGACCTTTCCCGAACCCGATGCGCCGCCACCCTTGCCGCCCGGGGTCCGGTCAGCCCGGCGCGCGAATCAGGGCGCGGTCGGGGGCGCGGTCGGGGGCGCGGGGCTGCCGCCGTTCACCCACGGTATGGTGCTGGCGGGTGCGGCGGTGATGGGTGCGGGGGAGGTGGTGCGGCAGGCGGGCCGGGTGACGCCCGCCCACCTGCAGTGGGCTTCGGATCTGATCCGGGCGATGCCCGAGGCGTTGCGGGAGGCCAGTCACGATCCCATGGGGGCGGAGGCCCTGGTGTACGGGTTGCTCTTGGGCGAGGCGCCGGGGGCGCGCATCGAGGGGCTCAAGGGATGGCGGGATGCGATGCCTCCGGGGGTGGCCATGGAACTGGACCGGTTGCTGCCGGAACTGGACCGGCTGGAGGCCTCGGCGCGGCTGCCGTTGGTCGAGTTGTGCCTGCCAAGCCTGCGCCGGTTGTCTCCGGACCAATACGCCGGTTTCGAACGGCTGTTGCGGCAGTTGATTGAGGCGGATCAGCAGATGGACCTGTTCGAGTACGCGCTGGACAAGATGCTGCGACGGCATCTGGCGCCGCATTTCGGGGCGAAGCCGGGGCGCGTGACCCAGTATCACGCCTTGAACCCGCTGCTGCCGGATTGTGCGGTGGTGCTGTCGGTTCTGGCCCGGGTCGGGCACGACTCGCCGGAGGCGGTTCAGGCGGCGTTTCTGGACGGGATGCGGGCGCTTGGGGTGGATGCCGTGGCGTCAGGGATCCGGGTCGAGGAGAAGGCGGGGTTGTCCGAGGTGGAGGTGGCGCTCGACCGGCTGGGACTGGCATCACCGCCGATCCGGGGCCGGGTGCTCAACGCCTGTGCTCAGGCGGTGGCTTCGGATGGGCAGATTTCCCAGCGGGAGGGGGAGTTGCTGCGGGCCATCGCGGACACGTTGGATTGTCCATTACCGCCGTTCCTCGGGGGGCGCCCGGCGGCGACGGAGGGCGGATCCTGA
- a CDS encoding LemA family protein — protein MLIVLLVLGLGVLVVGGWVISTYNRLISLGNRFKNSYAQIDVQLKRRYDLIPNLVETAKGYLAHERGTLEAVIAARNAAASANAKAAENPGDASAVKAVAGAETALTGALGRFFALAEAYPDLKANQTMASLMEELTSTENKVSFARQAYNDSVMSFNTAREMFPTNVVAGVFNFGPAELFTVERAEERQAPKVSFS, from the coding sequence ATGTTGATTGTGTTGTTGGTGCTGGGGCTGGGGGTGTTGGTGGTGGGCGGGTGGGTGATCTCGACCTACAACCGCCTGATCAGTCTCGGCAACCGGTTCAAGAACAGCTACGCGCAGATCGATGTGCAGCTCAAACGGCGGTACGACCTGATTCCCAACCTGGTCGAGACGGCCAAGGGTTACCTGGCCCACGAGCGGGGCACGCTGGAGGCGGTGATCGCGGCGCGGAATGCGGCGGCGTCGGCCAACGCCAAGGCCGCCGAGAATCCGGGTGACGCCTCGGCGGTGAAGGCGGTGGCGGGGGCGGAGACGGCCCTGACCGGGGCCTTGGGGCGCTTCTTCGCGTTGGCGGAGGCCTATCCGGATCTCAAGGCGAACCAGACGATGGCCAGCCTGATGGAGGAACTGACCAGCACCGAGAACAAGGTTTCGTTCGCCCGGCAGGCCTACAACGACTCGGTCATGAGCTTCAACACCGCCCGGGAGATGTTCCCGACCAACGTCGTGGCGGGCGTGTTCAACTTCGGTCCGGCGGAGCTGTTCACCGTCGAGCGTGCCGAGGAACGGCAGGCGCCGAAGGTGTCGTTCTCCTGA
- a CDS encoding TIM barrel protein, whose translation MGWTYNPMPTLELARLCRDIGLVAMEGIDARHYPEIRDLGLEISLVGSHGFARGPFNPAHREHVVTRLREAIDLAVQVRCPRVITFTGMREPGISDDAGARHCVEAWKEIIPHAEAAGVDLCLEHLNSRDDSHPMKGHPGYFGDDVDRCADLIRRVDSPRMKLLFDIYHVQIMHGDVIRRMRQLRDLIGHVHTAGVPGRAELDATQEVNYPAVLRALLDLGYSGYVAQEFIPTWPDRALALRHAAWICDV comes from the coding sequence ATGGGCTGGACCTATAATCCCATGCCCACCCTCGAACTCGCCCGCCTCTGCCGCGACATCGGCCTCGTCGCCATGGAAGGCATCGACGCCCGCCACTATCCGGAGATCCGCGACCTCGGCCTCGAAATCTCCCTCGTCGGCAGTCACGGCTTCGCCCGCGGCCCCTTCAACCCCGCCCACCGGGAACACGTTGTGACCCGTCTTCGCGAAGCCATCGATCTCGCCGTCCAGGTTCGCTGCCCGCGGGTGATCACGTTCACCGGCATGCGGGAACCCGGCATCTCCGACGACGCCGGCGCCCGCCATTGCGTCGAGGCCTGGAAGGAGATCATCCCCCACGCCGAGGCCGCCGGCGTCGATCTCTGCCTCGAACATCTCAACAGCCGCGACGATTCCCACCCCATGAAAGGACACCCGGGATACTTCGGGGACGATGTCGATCGTTGCGCCGATCTCATCCGCCGCGTCGATTCGCCCCGGATGAAACTCCTCTTCGACATCTACCACGTCCAGATCATGCACGGCGATGTCATCCGCCGGATGCGCCAGCTTCGGGACCTCATCGGCCATGTCCACACCGCCGGCGTCCCCGGCCGCGCCGAACTCGACGCCACCCAGGAGGTCAACTACCCCGCCGTCCTCCGCGCCCTCCTCGATCTCGGCTACTCCGGCTACGTCGCCCAGGAATTCATTCCCACCTGGCCCGATCGCGCCCTCGCCCTCCGCCACGCCGCCTGGATCTGCGATGTCTGA
- a CDS encoding intradiol ring-cleavage dioxygenase, with protein MTPRITLPDRRRFLSRTLGAALLAAAPGAYAELLTLTPAQTEGPFYPDRLPLDTDNDLLILNDTLTPASGEITWLSGRVLDARGHPLRNATVEIWQCDAHGVYLHSRGGDRQKIDPHFQGFGRFLTGSTGEYLFRTIKPVPYPGRTPHIHVAVKRTGQPKFTTQCYVRGEPANEKDGIWRNLSDARQRDAVTVAFAPLPGSPAGELQARFDIVLGVTPEA; from the coding sequence ATGACCCCGCGCATCACGCTTCCTGATCGTCGTCGATTCCTGAGCCGCACCCTCGGCGCCGCCCTCCTCGCCGCCGCACCCGGAGCCTATGCCGAACTCCTCACCCTCACCCCTGCCCAGACCGAAGGACCGTTCTACCCCGACCGGCTGCCGCTCGACACCGACAACGATCTTCTGATCCTCAACGACACCCTGACCCCGGCCTCCGGCGAGATCACCTGGCTCAGCGGTCGCGTCCTCGATGCCCGCGGACATCCACTCCGCAACGCCACCGTCGAGATCTGGCAGTGCGATGCCCACGGCGTGTACCTCCATTCCCGCGGCGGTGACCGCCAGAAGATCGACCCGCACTTCCAGGGCTTCGGGCGCTTCCTTACCGGGTCCACCGGCGAATACCTGTTCCGCACCATCAAGCCCGTCCCTTACCCCGGCCGTACCCCGCACATCCATGTCGCGGTGAAGCGGACCGGCCAGCCCAAATTCACCACCCAATGCTACGTCCGGGGCGAACCCGCCAATGAGAAGGACGGCATCTGGCGCAATCTGAGCGACGCGCGTCAGCGGGACGCCGTCACCGTGGCGTTCGCGCCCCTTCCCGGCTCCCCAGCCGGTGAACTCCAAGCCCGCTTCGACATCGTCCTCGGCGTCACCCCCGAGGCGTAA
- a CDS encoding PA0069 family radical SAM protein — MNSPVRHGGGGDSSRGTGLEPANRFEEIRYEPDPDSDLDPREAPERRTQFLRDLSVSVISRNDSPDIPFRVSLNPYRGCEHGCVYCYARPTHEYLGFSAGLDFESRILVKERAPELLRGELSASSWVPQWMALSGVTDAYQPIERRLGLTRRCLEVLVEFRQPVGIVTKNALVSRDRDLLAQLARYDAASVAVSLTTLDPDLRRVLEPRTSPPAARLKAIGELAAAGVPVGVMIAPVIPAVNDHEIPGLLEAAKLAGACFASYTLVRLPHAVKELFSDWLARHFPDRREKVLHRLEAMRGGRLNDPRFGSRLRGEGMFAYQIQQLFQAARRRSGLEEHGPRLDAGSFRRPGGTQLRLL; from the coding sequence ATGAACTCACCGGTGCGCCATGGCGGGGGCGGAGACAGTTCCCGCGGAACGGGGCTGGAGCCGGCGAACCGATTCGAGGAGATCCGGTACGAACCCGACCCGGATTCGGATCTCGACCCGCGGGAGGCGCCGGAACGGCGGACGCAGTTCCTGCGGGACCTGTCGGTGAGCGTGATCAGCCGCAATGACAGCCCGGACATTCCGTTCCGGGTGAGTCTCAATCCCTACCGCGGCTGCGAACATGGCTGCGTGTATTGCTATGCGCGGCCGACCCACGAGTATCTCGGGTTCTCGGCGGGACTGGACTTCGAGTCGCGGATCCTGGTGAAGGAACGGGCGCCGGAACTTCTGCGGGGCGAACTTTCGGCGTCCTCATGGGTTCCGCAGTGGATGGCGCTCAGCGGCGTCACGGACGCCTACCAGCCGATCGAACGGCGGCTGGGTCTGACGCGGCGTTGTCTCGAAGTGCTGGTCGAGTTCCGGCAGCCGGTGGGGATCGTGACGAAGAACGCGCTGGTGAGCCGGGATCGGGACCTGCTGGCGCAGCTGGCCCGGTACGACGCCGCGAGTGTGGCGGTGTCGCTGACCACGCTGGACCCGGATTTGCGCCGGGTGCTGGAGCCGCGCACGTCGCCTCCGGCGGCACGATTGAAGGCGATCGGTGAACTGGCGGCGGCGGGGGTGCCGGTGGGGGTGATGATTGCGCCGGTGATACCGGCGGTGAACGACCATGAGATACCGGGTCTGCTGGAGGCGGCGAAGCTGGCCGGGGCGTGCTTTGCGAGTTACACGCTGGTGCGGCTGCCCCACGCGGTGAAGGAGCTGTTTTCGGACTGGCTGGCGCGGCATTTTCCGGATCGCCGGGAGAAGGTGCTGCACCGGTTGGAGGCGATGCGGGGGGGGCGCCTCAACGATCCGCGGTTCGGTTCGCGGCTGCGGGGCGAAGGGATGTTCGCGTACCAGATCCAGCAGTTGTTCCAGGCGGCGCGACGCCGTTCGGGCCTGGAGGAACACGGGCCGAGGCTGGATGCGGGGTCATTCCGGCGCCCGGGCGGGACGCAGTTGCGGTTGCTGTGA
- the ffh gene encoding signal recognition particle protein, producing the protein MFDSLSKKLQKVFRDLRGLGRISETNISESLREVRMALLDADVNFKVARDFIEAVKSKAVGQEVIQSIKPGEQVVKIIHDELVSLLGSNHSGLGSSRQPSCILMVGLHGSGKTTSSGKLGRLLAREGRKVLLVAADVYRPAAMDQLETLGRQVELPVLAMRGETDVIRIARRALDQAREEGLTTVVFDTAGRLQIDEPLVQELVRLKKEVHPEEILLVLDAATGQEAVNVAQHFDKALGVTGAILTKLDGDARGGAALSFKSVTGKPIKFVGVGEKLDDFESFHPERMASRILGMGDVVSLVERAAEAVDLDEAAKLEEKMRRGQFTLDDMLEQMRAMKKMGPLENLVKMLPGGSDMMQGDSLSKGEREMRRMEGIICSMTALERRNPNVLNAKRRQRIARGSGTQVSEVNSLLNRFAQMQQMMKKMGKFQKMISKMGGGLPGMGGMGGLGGGIPGMGGGFPRLPR; encoded by the coding sequence GTGTTCGATTCGCTGAGCAAGAAGTTGCAGAAGGTGTTTCGGGATCTGCGGGGTCTGGGCCGGATCTCCGAAACCAACATTTCCGAGTCGCTGCGCGAGGTGCGGATGGCGCTGCTGGATGCGGACGTGAACTTCAAGGTGGCGCGCGATTTCATCGAGGCGGTGAAGTCGAAGGCGGTGGGCCAGGAGGTGATCCAGAGCATCAAGCCCGGCGAGCAGGTGGTGAAGATCATCCATGACGAGCTGGTGTCGCTGCTGGGATCGAACCACAGCGGGCTCGGGTCGTCGCGCCAGCCGTCGTGCATTCTGATGGTGGGGCTGCACGGGTCGGGGAAGACGACGTCGAGCGGGAAGCTGGGGAGGTTGCTGGCGCGGGAAGGTCGCAAGGTGCTGCTGGTGGCGGCGGACGTGTACCGTCCGGCGGCGATGGATCAGCTGGAGACGCTGGGGCGCCAGGTGGAATTGCCGGTGCTGGCGATGCGGGGGGAGACGGATGTGATCCGGATTGCGCGGCGGGCGCTGGACCAGGCACGGGAGGAGGGGCTTACCACGGTGGTGTTCGACACGGCGGGGCGATTGCAGATCGACGAGCCGCTGGTGCAGGAGCTGGTGCGGTTGAAGAAGGAGGTGCATCCGGAGGAGATCCTGCTGGTGCTCGATGCGGCCACGGGTCAGGAGGCGGTGAATGTGGCGCAGCACTTCGACAAGGCGCTGGGGGTGACGGGCGCGATTCTGACCAAGCTGGACGGCGACGCACGGGGCGGGGCGGCGTTGAGCTTCAAATCGGTGACCGGCAAGCCCATCAAGTTCGTGGGAGTGGGCGAGAAGCTCGACGATTTCGAGTCGTTCCACCCGGAGCGGATGGCGTCGCGGATCCTGGGGATGGGGGATGTGGTCAGTCTGGTGGAGCGGGCGGCGGAGGCGGTGGATCTCGACGAGGCGGCGAAGCTCGAGGAGAAGATGCGGCGCGGCCAGTTCACGCTGGACGACATGCTGGAGCAGATGCGGGCGATGAAGAAGATGGGTCCGCTCGAGAATCTGGTGAAGATGCTGCCGGGCGGTTCGGACATGATGCAGGGGGACTCGTTGTCGAAGGGGGAACGGGAGATGCGCCGGATGGAGGGGATCATCTGTTCGATGACGGCGCTGGAGCGGCGGAATCCGAATGTGCTCAATGCGAAGCGGCGCCAGCGGATCGCGCGGGGCAGCGGGACGCAGGTGTCGGAGGTGAACAGCCTGCTCAACCGGTTCGCGCAGATGCAGCAGATGATGAAGAAGATGGGGAAGTTCCAGAAGATGATCTCGAAGATGGGCGGCGGTCTGCCGGGGATGGGGGGCATGGGAGGCCTGGGCGGCGGGATTCCGGGGATGGGCGGGGGATTCCCGCGGTTGCCCCGGTGA
- a CDS encoding site-specific integrase: MELNSDEGRTAFEVSRGSVAVKVYPLRERQWQVCWYSPRGRQRKTFADKGEAAQYARQQAAQLVGQRSHVRTLSASESEDFSAATAILGPLGVSLRTAAADYAKRHRTTVRKPIKEAVEALLTELSAQGLSVAYQRTAKNSLKRFGDDFGGSALDDVSGPILRDWLRGLGVKPKTQQGIRGLVVRLYNFAASQKWIAREHALEIADVEPPKVVVADSATLTPDELLKLFSASTPGELPALVLLAFVPLRTAEVARLDWRDVRLAERVVIVNAGIAKLSVRRNAPIPDAAIGWLADIAKESGPVWPDQPDPDGNKLAHRLPVIAKAAGVQYRKNCLRHSCISALMATTEDAAKVSLWAGNSPRQISVTYSARWTHQQGEAWFGVRPAVPASVVSLEAAA, translated from the coding sequence ATGGAACTGAACAGCGATGAAGGCAGGACGGCGTTCGAGGTCTCCCGAGGGTCCGTGGCGGTCAAGGTCTACCCCCTCCGCGAAAGGCAATGGCAGGTTTGCTGGTACAGCCCCCGAGGCAGGCAGCGGAAAACCTTCGCCGACAAGGGCGAAGCCGCGCAGTACGCCCGCCAGCAGGCCGCGCAACTGGTCGGGCAACGTTCCCACGTCCGCACCCTCTCGGCGTCCGAGTCCGAGGATTTCAGCGCCGCCACGGCCATCCTCGGCCCTCTGGGCGTCAGCCTGCGGACGGCTGCGGCCGATTACGCTAAGCGGCACCGCACCACGGTCCGCAAGCCCATCAAGGAAGCCGTCGAGGCATTGCTGACAGAATTGTCAGCGCAAGGCTTGAGCGTCGCCTACCAGCGCACCGCCAAGAACAGCCTGAAACGGTTCGGGGACGACTTCGGCGGCAGCGCCCTCGACGACGTGTCCGGCCCCATCCTCCGGGACTGGCTGCGCGGCCTGGGAGTGAAGCCCAAGACGCAGCAGGGCATCCGGGGTCTCGTCGTCCGGCTCTACAATTTCGCCGCCAGCCAAAAATGGATCGCACGCGAACACGCCTTGGAAATTGCCGATGTTGAACCGCCCAAGGTCGTCGTCGCCGACAGCGCCACGCTGACGCCGGACGAACTGCTCAAGCTGTTCAGCGCCTCGACACCGGGGGAGCTGCCTGCCCTCGTGCTGCTCGCCTTCGTTCCCCTCCGCACCGCCGAGGTTGCCCGCCTCGACTGGCGCGACGTGCGCCTCGCCGAACGCGTCGTCATCGTCAACGCGGGCATCGCCAAGCTATCCGTGCGTCGAAACGCCCCGATCCCTGACGCCGCAATCGGATGGCTCGCCGACATCGCCAAGGAATCCGGTCCCGTATGGCCAGACCAGCCCGATCCGGATGGCAACAAGCTGGCGCACCGCCTGCCGGTGATCGCCAAGGCAGCAGGGGTGCAGTACCGCAAGAATTGTCTCCGGCACTCCTGCATCTCGGCCTTGATGGCGACGACGGAAGACGCCGCGAAGGTCAGCCTCTGGGCCGGAAACTCGCCGAGGCAAATCAGCGTCACCTACTCGGCGAGGTGGACCCACCAGCAGGGCGAGGCGTGGTTTGGTGTCCGTCCGGCTGTACCCGCGAGCGTCGTGAGCTTGGAGGCAGCGGCGTGA
- a CDS encoding helix-turn-helix domain-containing protein: protein MSIPAPIHSPPTPTPKVVTVGIPDGDEILNTPALASRLGISERHVLAMIRDGRLPCMRVGRSLRFRWSTVLAALSK from the coding sequence ATGAGCATTCCTGCACCGATTCACTCCCCTCCCACTCCCACTCCCAAAGTTGTCACCGTCGGCATTCCAGACGGCGACGAAATCCTTAATACCCCTGCCCTGGCCTCCCGCCTCGGCATCTCCGAGCGTCACGTCCTAGCCATGATCCGGGACGGCAGGCTCCCCTGCATGCGCGTCGGTCGTTCCCTCCGGTTCCGGTGGTCGACCGTATTGGCTGCACTCTCCAAGTAA